The following coding sequences are from one Oscarella lobularis chromosome 19, ooOscLobu1.1, whole genome shotgun sequence window:
- the LOC136198601 gene encoding uncharacterized protein isoform X3, with protein sequence MAGWDFSERNRLTSDREEAKVSSCSFIASFISCKAALSSGERCSLSQSSCNVSGCNRNGPLSAPALHRFEECCKSGHSPLSEHREDQFALYYRTTSEKHDGDAKSASDFYAYCAFDASFQGSNDDALSHVAPTAPVTFAFLVFFLLVFIVGMFFTRNNRQVHLPSESRQPSYSVGKSEFRKLTIFPFEGDRLLVVAFVVAVVFTSSTHAVEFSPSFCNECNHGWICYFSSCLKVSIQSLSWSEAAEMCSEQEAHLWSIDKEDVALRDYLDYHYRHRAFFVGLVSSPITRSAYSYRWSDESPFVYSNWELLNARCEDDLCTTIVPNRKITGSIINWISVACSSPNAFICEKPKRLTADVRLVDGVTSNRGRLEIFLDGVWGRVCMAKSGVDVSQTAFAVCRHLGYPDVFFARALNFSGEGNKANTSFFVDCMWNENAISCLYERATCDLDLFVSCQSSRTHSVGLRLVNGSLPSEGILQFLVAGIWKETCTSNLADYFVNSSCKYLGYAKGILSRAYLEKVFKSFFFPSCFGNPPLPKCYFAEIYCLSSFAIKCFNSEWQVRLVNTADKTHETEGNVEVFLNETWTSICSNDDNKWELTGANVVCRQLGFTKAVLAYSERLQLTPRSLNQSHSFLTVACDGSESSLRHCEHMLARNKSCRNAVAVCKKNEYCPSGWLLYADYCYVISKESWYMDETGFEEGFCGPTNSASISSPHEQAFVFSLLSDYPWEKDVWIGLRREDYGAFEWINEEPLRYVLWATEEPKTIFKCVVMDVRTGYWKTADCSDTRRVLCKISLRDIENRFRQKSAPSQDDRCRKDELYFKSACYYMSKDGNEPVSQDVAQNEKCSSRDAALVSISTVRENAFVAKETSPVQGSLYWTGLVYNDSSAQKAFTWLDTSPVIFTKWGKYEPAYPKGINQRCVLFGSDGHEFVWSVSNCSARAQYVCKRFLNESSNVLAWWLFETFVPNSYVYSCPNGWTELGIRSCFKRVSDRKTWHDSLMDCEGMGTRSSLARILSIQEQNELSFYLLKEEDEAWIGLNDVSIEGFYVWSDGSPFVYVNWTLFEDDTNSSLQNIQDCVAATKSLWKSDICSKEKASVCFTPATPNFDECSNNADNCHVNATCENTIFSYTCTCKPGFIGNGTNCEDYDECSNDADNCHVNATCENTISSYTCTCKPGFIGNGTYCKDYDECSNNADNCHVNAICENTISSYTCTCKSGFTGNGAKCEDVDECEYLCREENQNCSNTIGSHECGCVRGRTRNGSRCVDINECNICDSHAVCINEPGSYQCECLHGWTRNGKICVDDNECELNNNNSCHLGANCTNYEGGYNCTCREGWIGNGSYCEDVNECEMNDSCHSQAYCTNQNGTYICTCLPGWSGNGTSCSDTDECQQSEICHHLADCTNTNGSYECECRRGYAGNGTYCEVSAAQSSSQLKIVISVACSFTFVAFVFIGIVVYARRNNGFGSDFAEPSDEWEVNSGDMTLLEKLGGGFFGVVYKAYLYHSPSGRMSMLARKERSSFGDEKSVVACKMLKESHLEEEELLEEIKLMKRIGQHPHIVGLLGCITTSKPFCLIVEYCMNGDLLNYLRKGKIKCADDAEQHSNESVLKGESLSEDDPPTPSPSFSAHNHQWREINEEDSSEVKNVVDDEEGEEKKGEQKFSAREIMSFVWQIASGMEYLSGKGLVHRDLACRNVLVCDNKLLKVSDFGLTRSVYHDGAYRQKTTRRLPLRWMSIEAITQRLFSEQSDVWSFGVVMWEICTLGSFPYPCISSGKLLSHLRTGNRLTCPENCSAQLYKIMSSCWRADPENRPVFSRLTQLLGKMLEAENHSQYIDFDATGSLFSYDTESRYGREESESGDEDWCLDSMTQVMACGEGDEVSYVVGSATSSVAEEIV encoded by the exons ATGGCAGGTTGGGACTTTTCTGAACGCAATAGATTAACGTCGGACCGGGAGGAAG CTAAAGTGTCATCGTGCAGCTTCATTGCAAGCTTCATTTCCTGCAAAGCAGCGTTATCATCTGGCGAGCGCTGTTCTCTATCTCAATCCAGTTGCAATGTTTCCGGCTGCAATAG GAATGGCCCACTTTCCGCACCCGCTCTTCATCGATTTGAAGAGTGCTGTAAGTCCGGACATTCACCACTTTCAGAGCATCGCGAAGATCAG TTTGCGCTATATTACCGAACTACAAGCGAAAAacacgacggcgacgccaaGTCCGCTTCCGATTTCTATGCGTATTGCGCTTTCGACGCGTCATTTCAAG GTTCTAATGACGATGCTCTTTCTCACGTGGCACCTACAGCGCCCGTTACCTTTGCTTTTCTTGTCTTCTTTCTACTTGTTTTCATTGTCGGTATGTTTTTCACCCGCAATAATCGTCAAGTGCATCTTCCGTCAGAGAGTCGTCAACCGAGTTATTCCGTTGGAAAAAGCGAATTTAGAAAACTTACAATTTTTCCGTTCGAGGGTGACCGATTACTCGTCGTTGCCTTCGTTGTTGCAGTCGTATTTACAAGCTCCACTCATGCAGTCGAATTCTCTCCTTCGTTTTGTAACG AGTGCAACCATGGCTGGATTTGTTATTTTTCTTCGTGCCTGAAAGTTTCGATACAGTCTTTGAGTTGGTCTGAAGCAGCTGAAATGTGCTCTGAACAAGAAGCCCATCTATGGTCAATTGATAAAGAGGATGTCGCACTCCGGGATTATTTAGATTATCACTATCGACACAGAGCATTTTTTGTCGGATTAGTTAGCTCGCCAATAACAAGAAGTGCCTACAGCTATCGGTGGTCGGACGAATCGCCGTTTGTCTACTCAAACTGGGAACTTTTGAACGCGCGCTGCGAAGACGATCTATGTACAACCATCGTTCCTAACCGGAAAATAACCGGTTCCATCATTAATTGGATCTCCGTTGCCTGTTCGTCTCCAAATGCATTCATCTGCGAGAAACCAAAAA GACTGACAGCCGATGTGCGACTTGTCGACGGCGTTACATCCAATCGCGGTCgccttgaaatttttctagACGGTGTTTGGGGACGCGTGTGTATGGCGAAAAGCGGTGTCGATGTCAGTCAAACGGCGTTTGCAGTCTGTCGTCATTTGGGGTACCCTGATGTTTTCTTTGCGCGTGCTTTGAATTTCTCCGGAGAAGGCAACAAAGCAAAtacttcgtttttcgtcgactgTATGTGGAATGAAAATGCTATAAGTTGTTTATACGAAAGAGCGACGTGCGATTTGGATTTATTTGTTTCTTGTCAATCCAGTAGAACGCATTCCGTTGGGTTGCGACTCGTGAATGGCTCATTGCCCAGCGAGGGTATTTTACAATTTTTGGTAGCTGGAATTTGGAAGGAAACTTGTACATCGAACCTCGCAGATTATTTTGTTAATTCCTCTTGCAAATACTTGGGCTACGCCAAAGGAATTCTATCTAGAGCATACCTAGAAAAGGTTTTtaaatcttttttctttccatcATGTTTTGGAAATCCACCGTTGCCCAAATGCTATTTCGCTGAAATATATTGCTTGAGTTCTTTTGCAATCAAGTGCTTCAATTCCGAGTGGCAAGTGCGACTGGTTAATACTGCTGATAAGACACACGAAACAGAGGGAAATGTTGAAGTCTTTCTTAACGAAACGTGGACCAGTATCTgcagcaacgacgacaacaaatGGGAGTTAACAGGAGCTAACGTTGTCTGTCGCCAATTGGGTTTTACAAAGGCAGTCTTAGCGTACTCGGAGCGCCTACAATTAACTCCAAGAAGCCTAAATCAAAGTCATTCGTTTCTCACAGTTGCTTGCGATggaagcgaatcgtcgctccGACATTGTGAGCACATGTTAGCGCGAAATAAATCTTGCAGGAATGCCGTCGCAGTTTGCAAGAAAAATGAAT ATTGTCCGTCAGGATGGCTTCTCTATGCAGACTATTGCTACGTTATTTCGAAGGAATCTTGGTACATGGATGAGACAGGCTTTGAAGAAGGTTTTTGCGGACCTACTAACAGCGCTAGCATCAGCAGTCCACACGAACAGGCATTCGTGTTTTCACTTCTTTCTGACTATCCGTGGGAGAAAGACGTTTGGATTGGATTGAGGCGAGAAGATTATGGTGCATTCGAGTGGATCAATGAAGAACCTCTGAG GTACGTCTTGTGGGCTACTGAAGAACCAAAGACTATTTTTAAGTGCGTTGTGATGGACGTCCGTACTGGCTACTGGAAGACCGCCGATTGTTCTGACACTAGACGCGTTTTATGCAAGATTTCTCTCC GGGATATAGAAAACAGATTTCGTCAGAAATCTGCTCCGTCACAAGATGATCGGTGTAGAAAGGACGAACTCTACTTCAAGAGCGCATGCTATTATATGTCCAAAGACGGAAATGAGCCGGTTTCACAAGACGTTGCTCAGAATGAAAAGTGCAGTAGTCGCGATGCTGCGCTAGTTTCAATAAGCACCGTGCgcgaaaacgcttttgttgcaaaagaaacgtcacCTGTTCAGGGATCACTCTATTGGACAGGCCTAGTTTACAATGATTCGTCTGCGCAGAAGGCTTTTACGTGGCTTGATACTTCTCCTGTCATTTTCACAAAGTGGGGAAAGTATGAGCCAGCGTACCCAAAGGGAATAAACCAACGCTGCGTTTTGTTTGGATCAGACGGGCATGAGTTCGTCTGGTCTGTTTCAAACTGCTCTGCTAGGGCTCAATACGTCTGTAAAA GATTTCTGAATGAATCATCTAATGTTTTGGCATGGTGGTTATTTGAAACTTTTGTGCCAAATAGCT ATGTCTATTCGTGTCCAAACGGTTGGACAGAGCTTGGCATTCGGTCTTGCTTCAAACGTGTATCTGACAGAAAAACATGGCACGATTCTTTGATGGACTGCGAAGGCATGGGGACGAGAAGCTCCCTTGCCAGAATTCTTTCGATTCAGGAGCAGAACGAGCTAAGTTTTTATCTTCTCAAAGAGGAGGATGAGGCTTGGATTGGACTCAATGATGTATCGATTGAGGGATTTTATGTTTGGTCTGACGGTTCACCTTTTGTCTATGTTAACTGGACTTTGTTTGAAGATGATACAAACTCGTCTTTACAGAACATACAAGATTGTGTGGCAGCGACGAAAAGTCTTTGGAAATCAGACATTTGTTCTAAGGAGAAGGCTAGTGTCTGCTTTACGCCAGCAACTCCAA attttGATGAATGCTCCAACAACGCTGATAACTGCCACGTCAACGCGACATGTGAAAATACAATTTTCTCGTACACTTGCACTTGCAAACCTGGATTTATAGGAAATGGCACTAACTGCGAAG ATTACGATGAGTGCTCCAATGACGCTGATAACTGCCACGTCAACGCGACTTGTGAAAATACAATTTCTTCGTACACCTGCACTTGCAAACCTGGATTTATAGGAAATGGCACTTACTGCAAAG attaCGATGAGTGCTCCAATAACGCTGATAACTGCCACGTCAACGCGATATGTGAAAATACAATTTCTTCATACACATGTACCTGCAAATCTGGATTTACAGGAAATGGAGCAAAGTGTGAAG ATGTAGACGAATGTGAATACTTATGTAGAGAGGAGAATCAAAATTGTTCGAATACAATTGGATCGCACGAGTGCGGTTGCGTACGTGGCAGGACTAGGAATGGCAGTCGCTGCGTCGATATAAACGAATGCAATATATGTGATTCTCACGCAGTGTGCATAAATGAGCCTGGCTCTTATCAGTGTGAGTGCCTACATGGCTGGACGAGAAACGGTAAGATCTGCGTCGATGACAACGAGTGCGAGCTGAATAACAATAACTCATGCCATTTGGGAGCAAATTGTACGAATTATGAAGGAGGGTATAACTGTACGTGTCGAGAAGGCTGGATTGGGAACGGTAGTTATTGcgaagacgtcaacgagtgcGAGATGAACGACTCTTGCCATTCGCAAGCTTATTGTACAAATCAAAACGGCACCTACATCTGTACGTGTCTACCTGGCTGGAGCGGAAACGGAACCTCTTGCAGCGACACTGATGAATGTCAACAATCAGAAATCTGCCACCACTTGGCAGACTGTACAAACACTAACGGATCATATGAATGCGAGTGCCGCCGCGGCTATGCCGGCAATGGAACCTATTGCGAAG TTTCAGCAGCCCAGTCAAgctctcaattgaaaatTGTCATTTCAGTCGCTTGCTCGTTtactttcgtcgcttttgttTTTATCGGTATTGTTGTTTATGCCCGCCGCAATAACGGTTTTGGATCAGACTTCGCCGAACCGTCAGACGAATGGGAAGTTAACTCTGGTGACATGACTCTTCTCGAAAAGCTGGGCGGCGGTTTTTTCGGCGTTGTGTACAAGGCATATCTTTACCATAGTCCATCTGGACGTATGTCGATGCTAgctcgaaaagaaagaagttcCTTCGGCGATGAGAAGTCTGTGGTCGCATGTAAAATGCTCAAAG AATCGCAtctggaagaagaagagttaTTGGAGGAAATAAAATTGATGAAACGCATCGGGCAGCATCCACACATCGTTGGCCTGTTAGGATGCATCACAACATCTAAGCCCTTCTGCCTCATTGTTGAATACTGCATGAATGGCGATTTACTCAACTATCtcagaaaaggaaaaatcaaG tgTGCAGATGATGCTGAGcagcattcaaatgaaagcgtttTGAAGGGTGAAAGCTTAAGCGAG GATGACCCtccaacgccgtcgcctAGTTTTAGCGCACATAACCATCAGTGGCGGGAGATAAATGAGGAAGATTCGAGTGAAGtgaaaaacgtcgttgaTG ATGAAGAAGgtgaggagaagaaaggtGAGCAGAAATTTAGTGCTCGCGAGATCATGTCGTTCGTTTGGCAAATTGCATCCGGAATG GAATATTTGTCTGGAAAAGGTTTGGTTCATCGCGACTTGGCCTGTCGGAACGTTCTCGTTTGCGATAATAAACTACTCAAAGTGTCTGACTTTGGTCTAACGAGATCAGTCTATCACGACGGCGCTTATCGACAAAAGACCACAAGACGTCTCCCACTGCGTTGGATGTCTATTGAAGCCATTACGCAACGTCTCTTCTCCGAACAAAGCGATGT ATGGTCTTTCGGAGTTGTTATGTGGGAAATATGTACTCTTG GTTCTTTCCCCTATCCTTGCATTTCGAGCGGAAAGCTTTTGTCGCATTTGCGTACTGGCAATCGATTAACCTGCCCAGAGAACTGCTCCGCTCAGCT GTACAAGATAATGTCTTCGTGTTGGCGCGCCGATCCGGAGAATCGCCCTGTGTTCAGCCGTCTTACACAGCTACTGGGCAAAATGCTTGAAGCCGAAAATCATAGCCAATATATCGATTTTGATGCTACCGGttcacttttttcttacgaCACGGAATCACGTTACGGAAGGGAGGAGTCGGAAAGCGGTGATGAGGATTGGTGTCTCGATAGTATGACACAGGTAATGGCCTGTGGCGAAGGCGATGAAGTCAGCTATGTTGTTGGTTCCGCTACTTCGTCAGTTGCGGAGGAAATCGTGTGA